One window of the Cryptomeria japonica chromosome 7, Sugi_1.0, whole genome shotgun sequence genome contains the following:
- the LOC131064498 gene encoding FCS-Like Zinc finger 8 translates to MLGKRSRPVQKTPSKLHLNPDYPSDSSDHSEDKPKFFNTPRVLIGFSSQKGALDSEAVRSPTSPLDIKTFSGVGISYWFEKQVRSPRSGLEGLQCVSPRPWEKRDSEGVGLGIVAALHNSSSNNEVNNGGPGPALTNSRGLLLGSQLKIVIGSNQNVAHKQLASPKAQIISPRPHLNSVHAPLKLSNTQSNSSNPLSSFPLKQTDPIPIVSHGKPSSQTGMEHSESYTCVTSHGPKSSTKRIYNHCSLESETVHSPTRKRQDLWDVGSPPSSPPTCANAPEFPQADFLSACYLCKRHLSTGKDIYMYRGDRAFCSVECRCQQILMDERSETFPASPPSSSNDTSYCGRFFSNSTAAAA, encoded by the exons ATGCTTGGCAAGCGTTCTAGGCCTGTCCAGAAGACACCTAGCAAGCTTCATTTGAATCCTGATTACCCATCTGATTCCTCAGATCACTCTGAAGATAAACCCAAATTCTTCAACACTCCTAGGGTTCTCATAGGATTCAGCAGTCAAAAGGGAGCCTTAGATTCAGAAGCAGTTAGGAGTCCAACTTCTCCACTGGATATCAAGACATTTTCTGGAGTTGGGATCTCATATTGGTTTGAAAAACAGGTCAGATCCCCAAGGTCTGGCCTTGAAGGTTTGCAGTGTGTGTCTCCAAGGCCCTGGGAGAAGAGGGACTCAGAGGGCGTTGGTCTGGGAATTGTTGCAGCCCTCCACAACAGCAGCAGCAACAATGAGGTCAACAATGGTGGCCCTGGCCCCGCTCTTACTAATAGCAGAGGGCTTCTGCTTGGATCACAGCTCAAAATTGTGATAGGTTCTAATCAAAACGTTGCTCACAAACAGTTAGCTTCTCCAAAAGCCCAGATTATATCCCCTCGCCCCCATTTAAATTCTGTTCATGCCCCTTTGAAATTATCTAATACCCAGTCAAATTCTTCAAATCCCCTGTCAAGTTTTCCCTTAAAGCAAACTGACCCAATACCAATTGTATCTCATGGAAAACCCTCATCCCAGACTGGAATGGAGCATTCTGAAAGCTATACCTGTGTTACATCTCATGGACCAAAATCCAGCACAAAGCGTATATATAATCATTGCAGTTTAGAAAGTGAAACTGTTCATTCTCCTACAAGGAAGCGCCAGGACTTATGGGATGTTGGATCgccaccttcttctcctccaacGTGTGCCAATGCTCCAGAATTTCCTCAAGCTGATTTTCTCAGTGCTTGCTATCTCTGCAAAAGGCACTTAAGCACCGGCAAAGACATTTACATGTACAG GGGTGACAGAGCATTCTGCAGTGTGGAGTGTCGTTGCCAACAGATTTTGATGGATGAGCGAAGTGAAACATTTCCTGCATCTCCACCATCTTCATCGAATGATACATCCTACTGTGGCAGATTTTTTTCAAACAGCACAGCTGCTGCTGCATAA